Proteins from a genomic interval of Musa acuminata AAA Group cultivar baxijiao chromosome BXJ1-9, Cavendish_Baxijiao_AAA, whole genome shotgun sequence:
- the LOC135593708 gene encoding GDSL esterase/lipase At5g55050-like yields the protein MKLAVPLLLLSVISAALSAVSAALTKVPAVYVFGDSTADVGNNNYLSGTDAKADFPHYGVDFPHQTPTGRFSNGYNTIDFLAIHMGFKRSPPPYLAVVNKPHPLILRGRRGVSFASGGSGILDSTGTTITMTKQIQDFAAHESNIASRVTAAVAKGLLSKSVFLISSGGNDVFAFFFATGGNATADQTEQFYNVMITNYTTHLKALYDLGARKFALINVPPVGCCPISRVMHPLGACLDGLNALTKDFNDRVSVLVKNLSSEMEGMKYTVGNSYNVVMNIVSEPAGVGYKDVSSACCGSGKLGAEVMCSPNTTFCTNRNEFLFWDRIHPTQETSEKAGFALYGGASEYASPINLKQLVES from the exons ATGAAGCTCGCcgttcctcttctcctcctttctgTCATCTCTGCTGCCTTGTCCGCGGTCTCGGCCGCGCTGACGAAGGTCCCCGCCGTCTACGTCTTCGGCGACTCCACCGCCGACGTCGGCAACAATAACTACCTGTCGGGGACGGATGCCAAGGCGGACTTCCCCCACTACGGGGTTGACTTCCCGCACCAGACGCCCACCGGACGGTTCAGCAATGGCTACAACACCATTGATTTCTTGG CAATTCATATGGGGTTCAAAAGAAGCCCACCACCGTATCTCGCTGTGGTGAACAAACCCCACCCGCTCATCCTAAGAGGCCGGCGAGGTGTGAGCTTTGCCTCCGGCGGATCCGGAATCCTCGACTCCACT GGCACCACCATAACCATGACAAAGCAGATCCAAGACTTCGCTGCACACGAATCCAACATCGCCTCGCGAGTCACCGCGGCAGTAGCCAAGGGACTGCTGTCCAAGTCCGTCTTCCTCATCAGCTCCGGCGGCAACGACGTCTTCGCCTTCTTCTTCGCCACGGGCGGCAACGCGACCGCCGACCAGACCGAGCAGTTCTACAACGTCATGATCACCAACTACACCACACATCTCAAG GCGCTGTACGATCTGGGAGCCAGGAAGTTCGCGCTCATCAACGTGCCGCCGGTCGGGTGCTGCCCCATTTCGCGAGTCATGCATCCCTTGGGAGCGTGCCTCGATGGATTGAACGCCTTGACCAAGGACTTCAACGACAGAGTCAGCGTCCTCGTGAAGAATCTTAGCTCGGAGATGGAAGGGATGAAGTACACGGTCGGGAACTCGTACAACGTCGTCATGAACATAGTTTCTGAACCCGCAGGAGTCG GTTACAAGGACGTGAGCAGTGCTTGCTGTGGGTCGGGGAAACTGGGGGCAGAGGTCATGTGCTCGCCCAACACCACCTTCTGCACCAACCGCAATGAGTTCCTGTTCTGGGACAGGATTCACCCGACGCAAGAGACGTCGGAGAAGGCGGGTTTCGCGTTGTACGGTGGGGCATCGGAGTACGCCAGTCCTATCAATCTGAAGCAGCTGGTGGAGAGTTGA
- the LOC135593707 gene encoding ATP-dependent zinc metalloprotease FTSH, chloroplastic-like: MAYATHPLLSSALFGTNLRPKTKPIPSLNPFLLPRRPSSVQSFLDRHNRKSRPVLPPSPTAAAAAAAAFLLSSSLPPSAIADDVASVSPPPSSPPVQLEAASKPAPPASSNPFSQSLLTAPRPQASPDLPDGSQWRYSEFLNAVKRGKVERVRFSKDGGLLQLTAVDGRRAAVVVPNDPDLIDILAMNGVDISVSEGDGGNGLFNLIGNLIFPFLAFAGLFFLFRRAQGGPGGGPGGLGGPMDFGRSKSKFQEVPETGVTFADVAGADQAKLELQEVVDFLKNPDKYTALGAKIPKGCLLVGPPGTGKTLLARAVAGEAGVPFFSCAASEFVELFVGVGASRVRDLFEKAKAKAPCIVFIDEIDAVGRQRGAGLGGGNDEREQTINQLLTEMDGFSGNSGVIVLAATNRPDVLDSALLRPGRFDRQVTVDRPDVAGRVKILQVHSRGKALAKDVDFEKIARRTPGFTGADLQNLMNEAAILAARRDLKEISKDEISDALERIIAGPEKKNAVVSDEKKKLVAYHEAGHALVGALMPEYDPVAKISIIPRGQAGGLTFFAPSEERLESGLYSRSYLENQMAVALGGRVAEEVIFGEEKVTTGASNDFMQVSRVARQMVERLGFSKRIGQVAIGGPGGNPFLGQQMSSQKDYSMATADVVDSEVRELVERAYARAKQIITTHIDILHKLAQLLIEKETVDGEEFMSLFIDGKAELYVA, from the exons ATGGCGTACGCAACccatcctctcctctcctccgctCTCTTTGGCACCAATCTCCGCCCCAAAACCAAACCCATCCCTTCTCTCAATCCCTTCCTCCTCCCCAGAAGGCCCAGCTCCGTGCAATCATTCCTCGATCGTCACAACAGGAAGAGCCGCCCCGTCCTCCCCCCTTCTCCCACCGctgcagccgccgccgccgctgccttccttctctcctcctccctcccaccTTCCGCTATCGCTGACGACGTCGCCTCGGTTTCGCCTCCCCCCTCGTCGCCTCCCGTCCAGCTGGAGGCTGCCTCCAAGCCCGCTCCCCCCGCCTCCTCGAACCCCTTCTCCCAGTCTCTCCTCACCGCCCCGCGGCCGCAGGCCTCGCCTGACCTCCCCGATGGCTCCCAGTGGCGCTACAGCGAGTTCCTTAATGCCGTCAAGAGGGGCAAGGTCGAGCGCGTCCGGTTCAGCAAGGACGGCGGCCTGCTCCAGCTCACGGCCGTCGACGGTCGCCGGGCCGCCGTCGTCGTCCCCAACGACCCTGACCTAATCGACATCCTGGCGATGAACGGCGTGGACATCTCCGTCTCGGAGGGGGACGGCGGCAATGGCCTGTTCAATCTTATCGGGAACCTCATCTTCCCGTTCCTCGCCTTCGCCGGCCTGTTCTTCCTATTCCGCCGGGCCCAGGGCGGGCCCGGTGGCGGCCCGGGTGGGCTTGGCGGGCCGATGGACTTCGGCCGGTCCAAATCCAAGTTCCAGGAGGTCCCCGAGACCGGCGTCACCTTCGCCGATGTCGCCGGGGCCGACCAGGCCAAGCTCGAGCTGCAGGAAGTGGTGGACTTCCTGAAGAACCCGGACAAGTACACGGCTCTGGGGGCGAAGATCCCCAAAGGTTGCCTCTTGGTGGGCCCACCCGGCACCGGCAAAACGCTGCTGGCCCGAGCTGTGGCGGGAGAGGCCGGCGTGCCCTTCTTCTCGTGCGCGGCGTCCGAGTTCGTGGAGCTGTTCGTGGGTGTGGGGGCGTCGAGGGTCCGGGATTTATTCGAGAAAGCGAAGGCTAAGGCACCTTGCATTGTGTTCATCGATGAAATTGATGCGGTGGGAAGGCAGAGAGGGGCCGGGCTTGGCGGTGGCAACGATGAGAGGGAGCAGACCATcaatcagctcttgacagagatggaTGGCTTCTCTGGGAACAGTGGGGTGATTGTTTTGGCAGCGACCAACAGGCCGGACGTGCTTGATTCGGCACTGCTACGGCCTGGAAGGTTCGATCGGCAGGTCACAGTGGATAGGCCTGATGTAGCTGGCAGGGTGAAGATCCTACAG GTTCATTCAAGAGGAAAGGCACTTGCTAAGGATGTAGATTTTGAAAAAATTGCTAGAAGAACCCCGGGATTCACTGGAGCCGACTTGCAAAACCTGATGAATGAAGCAGCTATTCTTGCAGCCAGACGCGACCTTAAAGAaataagcaaggatgagatctcaGATGCTCTAGAGAGAATAATTGCAGGGCCCGAAAAGAAAAATGCAGTTGTCTCAGATGAGAAGAAGAAGCTTGTAGCGTACCATG AGGCTGGACATGCCCTTGTGGGTGCACTCATGCCTGAGTATGATCCGGTTGCCAAGATCTCCATCATCCCTCGAGGTCAAGCTGGTGGGCTTACATTCTTTGCCCCGAGCGAGGAAAGGCTTGAGTCAGGACTTTACAGCAGAAGCTACCTAGAGAATCAAATGGCTGTTGCCCTCGGTGGAAG GGTGGCAGAGGAGGTAATTTTTGGGGAAGAGAAAGTCACAACAGGAGCTTCAAATGACTTCATGCAGGTTTCACGAGTGGCAAGACAAATGGTTGAGAGGCTTGGATTCAGCAAAAGAATTGGGCAGGTTGCGATAGGCGGACCTGGTGGTAATCCGTTCTTAGGTCAACAG ATGTCATCTCAAAAGGATTATTCCATGGCAACTGCTGATGTGGTGGATTCTGAGGTTAGAGAGCTTGTGGAGAGGGCTTATGCCAGGGCCAAGCAAATCATTACcactcacattgatatccttcataagCTGGCACAACTTCTCATTGAGAAGGAGACCGTTGATGGAGAGGAGTTCATGAGCCTGTTTATTGATGGCAAAGCAGAATTATATGTTGCATGA
- the LOC103998816 gene encoding geraniol 8-hydroxylase → MKAAVPLMASATDYEVAASQQQSDIFLIVSLIIVVSSAVFLLRWTRRQGSPPLPPGPVGLPLLGSLLSLEPDLHRYFARLARAYGPVFSLRLGTRLCVVLSSPAAVREALKDHDVIFANRDPPATAVPGTQHGLLWSPHGTLWLTLRKVTVREFIGGGGRNEAVRSLLRREVRRAIARLRAREGEPVEVWELVFSTALNVLTSMLWGELSEDGDVSMKFRAVVEGVLELLAAPNVSDFFPVLAALDLQGMGRRMKRLWDRYDVLWKKFVEESGRRGEEDEGKGGKAFLQVMVEVLERRDQKDPLTMDHVKALFLELILGVTDTTPTTIEWAMAELMRNPDIMRKIQDELDAVVGKERALEDSDVPKLEYLRAVTKETLRLHPVAPLLLPRSPTSPCTVGGYTIPKGSKVFVNVWMIQRDAAIWGEDAMEFRPERFLTAADDKYEFRGTNFAYLPFGSGRRMCVGISLAEKMVTHMLASFLHSFRWQLPEGEKLKLGERFGIALRKAEPLVLVPTTRFDDPDLYS, encoded by the exons ATGAAGGCAGCAGTTCCTCTCATGGCATCTGCAACGGACTACGAAGTCGCTGCCTCGCAGCAACAGAGTGACATATTTCTCATCGTTTCTCTCATCATCGTCGTCTCTTCTGCCGTCTTCTTATTGAGATGGACGAGGAGACAAGGCAGCCCACCCCTGCCTCCGGGACCCGTCGGCCTGCCGCTCCTCGGCAGCCTTCTCTCCCTCGAACCCGACCTGCACCGCTACTTCGCCCGCCTCGCCCGCGCCTACGGCCCCGTCTTCAGCCTCCGTCTCGGGACCAGGCTCTGCGTCGTCCTCTCCTCTCCGGCCGCCGTCCGGGAGGCGCTCAAGGACCACGATGTCATCTTCGCCAACCGTGATCCCCCGGCCACCGCCGTCCCGGGAACACAGCATGGTTTGCTCTGGAGCCCCCATGGCACTCTCTGGCTCACGCTCCGCAAGGTGACCGTGCGGGAGTTcatcggcggcggcggccgcAACGAGGCTGTCCGCTCGCTGCTGCGGCGCGAGGTGCGGCGAGCCATCGCTCGCCTTCGTGCCCGCGAGGGGGAGCCGGTGGAGGTGTGGGAGCTGGTCTTCTCGACGGCACTCAACGTGTTGACGAGCATGCTGTGGGGGGAGCTGTCGGAAGATGGCGATGTGTCAATGAAGTTCCGGGCGGTGGTGGAGGGAGTCTTAGAGTTGCTGGCGGCGCCCAATGTGTCGGACTTCTTTCCGGTGCTGGCGGCGCTGGATTTGCAGGGGATGGGGAGACGGATGAAGCGGTTGTGGGATCGTTACGATGTGCTCTGGAAAAAGTTTGTGGAGGAGAGTGGGAGAAGGGGTGAAGAGGATGAGGGAAAGGGTGGTAAGGCCTTCTTGCAGGTGATGGTGGAGGTTTTAGAGAGAAGAGATCAGAAGGACCCACTCACCATGGATCATGTCAAGGCACTGTTTTTG GAACTCATACTTGGTGTGACGGACACCACTCCGACTACGATAGAGTGGGCGATGGCGGAACTGATGCGCAACCCTGACATCATGAGGAAGATCCAAGACGAGCTCGACGCAGTGGTGGGGAAGGAAAGAGCATTGGAAGACTCGGACGTGCCCAAGCTGGAGTACCTTCGTGCAGTCACGAAAGAGACACTACGGTTACACCCAGTGGCTCCGCTCCTCCTTCCTCGCTCGCCGACCTCACCTTGCACCGTGGGCGGATACACCATTCCCAAGGGCTCCAAGGTCTTCGTAAACGTTTGGATGATTCAAAGAGACGCCGCCATTTGGGGGGAGGATGCTATGGAGTTCAGGCCGGAGAGGTTTCTGACAGCTGCAGATGACAAGTACGAGTTCCGTGGCACTAACTTCGCTTATCTGCCATTTGGATCAGGGAGGAGGATGTGTGTTGGGATCTCTCTAGCAGAAAAGATGGTGACGCACATGTTGGCTTCCTTCCTGCATTCCTTTCGCTGGCAACTTCCAGAGGGGGAGAAGCTTAAGCTCGGTGAGAGGTTTGGAATTGCGTTGAGGAAGGCTGAACCACTTGTTCTTGTTCCAACCACGAGATTTGATGATCCAGATCTCTATAGTTAA